One genomic region from Quercus robur chromosome 4, dhQueRobu3.1, whole genome shotgun sequence encodes:
- the LOC126722612 gene encoding serine/threonine-protein phosphatase 7 long form homolog, producing the protein MIACVSDMQQVGNVDPGPTVGTQLTWQPVHQSTLLWETPAGQVVLGVLNCRRRSCKLPEHGLDPRNARYITKAGFEGLFKVPNLEVDHALITALVERWRPETHTFHLPHGEMSITLQDIEVMLRVPVDGLPITGAVKMDWPTLCLELLGHRPPDPIPHPHENTSILAGARFRFTWLDALFSGPLAADATDEVVQQHAHYHILDRLGTILFMDKSADRVSVLPLQFLNLISNAKRYSWGSGALAWLYRHLCKASESKAKQIGGAVMLVQLWAYSRFPLICPVMRLPLPPVEAGPLANRWKGPKSTTEHATHVLVAYRASLSSIRAHQVVWEPYSDVLELLPPYCTAGRQIWRADVPLIYFWIVEDHHPERVFRQFGMKQVPPDIVDTSVHLHKISLQGKLDKDWVQEHAVYIDRWAHREEHIADAPALDGDTTYLATYMESYRKTTRWYITRDSAYWEIMVRQQFDASFMD; encoded by the exons ATGATTGCATGCGTGTCAGATATGCAGCAAGTGGGAAATGTGGATCCTGGACCGACGGTTGGTACACAGTTGACGTGGCAGCCGGTTCATCAATCCACGCTGCTTTGGGAGACGCCAGCCGGTCAG GTAGTGCTAGGCGTGCTAAACTGCAGACGCCGAAGTTGCAAGTTACCCGAGCATGGGCTTGACCCACGGAATGCTCGGTACATAACTAAGGCAGGTTTTGAAGGGTTATTCAAGGTCCCAAACTTGGAAGTGGATCATGCATTGATCACAGCACTAGTTGAGCGTTGGCGTCCGGAGACGCACACATTCCACCTACCGCATGGAGAGATGAGCATCACCTTACAAGATATTGAGGTGATGCTAAGGGTTCCTGTTGATGGGTTGCCAATTACTGGGGCTGTGAAGATGGATTGGCCTACATTGTGTCTTGAGTTATTGGGTCATCGTCCACCAGACCCGATACCGCATCCCCATGAGAACACCTCTATCCTTGCTGGGGCGAGGTTCAGATTCACGTGGCTGGATGCACTATTTAGTGGGCCCCTAGCTGCAGATGCTACTGATGAGGTAGTGCAGCAACATGCGCACTATCACATACTCGATCGGTTGGGGACGATTTTGTTTATGGATAAGTCGGCAGACCGGGTGTCGGTGCTGCCTCTACAGTTCCTAAACCTAATCAGCAATGCGAAGAGGTACAGTTGGGGTAGTGGGGCATTAGCCTGGTTGTACAGGCACTTATGCAAGGCATCGGAGTCGAAGGCGAAGCAGATTGGAGGAGCAGTGATGTTGGTGCAGCTGTGGGCGTATTCGAGGTTCCCACTGATATGCCCTGTTATGAGGTTGCCACTACCGCCAGTGGAGGCAGGTCCCCTTGCCAATCG ATGGAAGGGGCCGAAGAGCACGACAGAGCATGCGACACATGTGCTAGTTGCGTATCGTGCGTCACTGTCGAGTATACGGGCACACCAG GTTGTCTGGGAGCCCTACAGCGATGTCCTAGAGTTGTTGCCCCCATATTGCACTGCCGGCCGACAAATATGGAGGGCCGATGTGCCATTGATCTATTTTTGGATAGTAGAGGATCATCATCCCGAACGTGTCTTTCGTCAGTTTGGGATGAAGCAAGTGCCACCGGATATTGTAGATACGTCTGTTCATCTCCACAAAATCTCCCTCCAAGGTAAACTAGATAAGGATTGGGTGCAAGAGCATGCTGTCTACATTGACCGATGGGCCCATAGAGAGGAACATATTGCTGATGCACCGGCATTGGATGGGGACACGACATACCTTGCTACTTACATGGAGTCGTACCGAAAGACGACGAGATGGTACATTACACGCGACTCAGCGTATTGGGAAATCATGGTAAGGCAACAATTCGATGCTTCTTTTATGGATTGA